In Marinicauda algicola, one DNA window encodes the following:
- a CDS encoding pseudoazurin: MKLQMILAASLFATTMMTGAALAEDHQVHMLTRGEDGQMMVFEPAYLEIAPGDTVTFLPTEPSHNAESILTMLPEGAEPFKGRINQEITVTFDEEGVYGIKCLPHYGLGMVGLIKVGDGEAPNLGEAAAVRHPGRANQRFHDLFELVEAGTE, translated from the coding sequence ATGAAACTCCAGATGATCCTCGCGGCTTCGCTGTTCGCCACCACCATGATGACCGGCGCCGCGCTCGCAGAGGACCACCAGGTCCATATGCTCACCCGCGGCGAAGACGGCCAGATGATGGTCTTCGAACCCGCCTATCTCGAGATCGCGCCCGGTGACACCGTCACCTTCCTGCCGACCGAGCCGAGCCACAATGCGGAGAGCATCCTCACCATGCTGCCCGAGGGGGCCGAGCCCTTCAAAGGCCGCATCAACCAGGAGATCACCGTGACCTTCGACGAGGAAGGCGTCTACGGCATCAAGTGCCTGCCCCACTACGGGCTCGGCATGGTGGGCCTGATCAAGGTCGGGGACGGCGAGGCCCCCAACCTGGGCGAAGCCGCCGCCGTGCGTCACCCGGGCCGCGCCAACCAACGCTTCCACGACCTCTTCGAGCTCGTCGAGGCCGGGACCGAATAG
- a CDS encoding nitric-oxide reductase large subunit, with translation MQDRSIRKMGVLLAVILIASFSVLGWLGRDLYRQAPPMPEAVVTTQGDVVFTRDDIQTGRQVYQSMGGQQVGSIWGHGGYVAPDWSADWLHREALATLNVMAQEEYGRSWSELDEGAQARLQQRFQHEIRENTYDPQTGHIVISPQRAEAIAEVKPHYADLFGNGHALEGLREDYAIANNAIPDPERREALTAFFFWASWATVTERPNDTVSYTNNWPHEPLVGNEPSAPNVMWSIASVILLIAGIAALTWWHAGRKEEPAPTPPAEDPLAALKPTPSMKATRKYFWVVVALFLAQIGLGAITAHYAVEGHDFYGIPLSEILPYAVTRTWHTQLAIFWIATAWLATGLYLAPALGGREPKFQKIGVDVLFGALLVVVLGSMAGEWLGVQQYFDLDMNFWFGHQGWEYVDLGRFWQILLFAGLMIWLVLMGRALWPALRKPGEGQPLTIILFLSTIAIGLFYGAGLTWGKHTHLSMIEYWRWWVVHLWVEGFFEVFATAAIALLTVKLGLLRSRTANHAVLFATIIFLTGGVLGTLHHLYFAGTTTPTLAIGAVFSALEVVPLALIGHEALENYRMTKVAKWVKAYKWPILFFVAVAFWNLVGAGLLGFMINPPISLYYVQGLNLTPTHGHAALFGVYGFLGIGLMLFCMRGLFAREGWSDRMLAWSFWLLNGGLAMMVFMSLLPVGIIQAHASITEGFWFARSPEVVQSQLVHFFVWMRVPGDIVFSVGAGVLAVFVAKLAWTGFRGQKKTKPIPVAAPAE, from the coding sequence ATGCAGGACCGCTCCATACGAAAGATGGGCGTGCTCCTGGCCGTGATATTGATTGCCTCGTTCAGCGTCCTTGGATGGCTGGGCCGCGATCTCTACCGCCAGGCACCGCCGATGCCCGAGGCCGTCGTCACGACGCAGGGCGACGTCGTTTTCACCAGAGACGACATCCAGACGGGCCGTCAGGTCTACCAGTCCATGGGCGGCCAGCAGGTCGGCTCGATCTGGGGCCATGGCGGCTATGTCGCGCCGGACTGGTCGGCCGACTGGCTGCACCGCGAGGCGCTCGCCACGCTGAATGTCATGGCGCAGGAGGAGTACGGGCGAAGCTGGTCCGAACTCGATGAAGGCGCACAGGCGCGCCTGCAGCAGCGCTTCCAGCACGAGATCCGGGAGAACACCTACGATCCGCAGACCGGCCACATCGTCATAAGCCCGCAGCGGGCCGAGGCGATCGCCGAGGTCAAGCCGCACTATGCCGACCTGTTCGGCAACGGCCATGCGCTCGAAGGCCTGCGCGAGGACTACGCCATCGCCAACAACGCCATTCCCGATCCGGAACGGCGCGAGGCGCTGACCGCCTTCTTCTTCTGGGCGAGCTGGGCGACGGTGACCGAGCGTCCGAACGATACGGTCAGCTACACCAACAACTGGCCGCACGAACCCCTGGTCGGCAATGAGCCGTCCGCGCCGAACGTGATGTGGTCCATCGCCTCGGTGATCCTGCTGATCGCCGGTATCGCCGCCCTGACCTGGTGGCATGCCGGGCGCAAGGAGGAACCGGCCCCGACGCCGCCGGCCGAGGACCCGCTCGCGGCGCTCAAGCCGACGCCGTCGATGAAGGCGACGCGGAAATATTTCTGGGTCGTCGTCGCCCTGTTCCTTGCCCAGATCGGGCTCGGGGCGATCACGGCGCACTACGCGGTGGAGGGCCATGATTTCTACGGCATCCCGCTGTCCGAGATCCTGCCCTACGCCGTCACGCGGACCTGGCACACCCAGCTCGCCATCTTCTGGATCGCGACCGCCTGGCTCGCCACCGGTCTCTATCTCGCCCCTGCGCTCGGCGGGCGGGAGCCGAAATTCCAGAAGATCGGCGTGGACGTGCTGTTCGGCGCCCTGCTGGTCGTGGTCCTCGGCTCGATGGCCGGCGAGTGGCTCGGTGTTCAGCAGTATTTCGACCTCGACATGAATTTCTGGTTCGGTCACCAGGGCTGGGAGTATGTCGATCTCGGCCGCTTCTGGCAGATCCTGCTGTTTGCCGGACTCATGATCTGGCTCGTCCTGATGGGACGTGCGCTCTGGCCGGCCCTGAGAAAGCCGGGCGAGGGCCAGCCGCTGACGATCATCCTCTTCCTGTCGACGATCGCCATCGGCCTGTTCTACGGCGCGGGTCTGACCTGGGGCAAGCACACCCACCTGTCGATGATCGAGTACTGGCGCTGGTGGGTCGTCCACCTGTGGGTGGAAGGCTTCTTCGAGGTCTTCGCGACCGCGGCCATCGCGCTCCTGACGGTCAAGCTGGGCCTTCTGCGCAGCCGCACCGCCAACCATGCAGTGCTGTTCGCCACGATCATCTTCCTGACCGGCGGGGTGCTCGGCACGCTGCACCACCTCTACTTTGCCGGCACCACGACCCCGACCCTCGCGATCGGTGCCGTGTTCTCGGCCCTGGAAGTGGTGCCGCTCGCCCTGATCGGTCACGAGGCGCTGGAGAACTACCGCATGACGAAGGTGGCCAAGTGGGTGAAGGCCTACAAGTGGCCGATCCTGTTCTTCGTCGCGGTCGCGTTCTGGAACCTCGTCGGGGCGGGCCTGCTCGGCTTCATGATCAACCCGCCGATCTCGCTCTACTACGTGCAGGGCCTGAACCTCACGCCGACGCACGGCCACGCGGCGCTGTTCGGGGTGTACGGCTTCCTCGGGATCGGGCTGATGCTGTTCTGCATGCGCGGCCTGTTCGCCAGGGAAGGCTGGTCGGACCGGATGCTCGCCTGGAGCTTCTGGCTCCTCAATGGCGGCCTGGCGATGATGGTGTTCATGAGCCTGCTCCCGGTCGGGATCATCCAGGCCCACGCCTCGATCACCGAAGGCTTCTGGTTCGCCCGTTCGCCCGAGGTGGTGCAGTCGCAGCTGGTCCACTTCTTCGTGTGGATGCGGGTGCCGGGCGATATCGTCTTCTCGGTCGGGGCCGGCGTGCTCGCCGTCTTCGTCGCGAAGCTCGCCTGGACCGGGTTCCGCGGCCAGAAGAAGACCAAGCCGATACCGGTCGCAGCCCCGGCCGAGTAG
- a CDS encoding DUF1858 domain-containing protein → MPDNLETLIVADVMNSWPETVPVFIAHRMACPGCVMAPFMTVTEAALEYGLEPADLAADLKGAIASNHPDRVAG, encoded by the coding sequence ATGCCGGACAATCTCGAAACCCTCATCGTCGCCGATGTCATGAATTCCTGGCCGGAGACCGTGCCGGTCTTCATCGCCCATCGCATGGCATGCCCGGGCTGCGTCATGGCCCCGTTCATGACCGTGACCGAAGCCGCGCTCGAATACGGGCTGGAGCCGGCCGACCTCGCCGCCGATCTCAAGGGCGCGATCGCTTCTAACCACCCTGATCGGGTCGCAGGCTGA
- a CDS encoding YbaN family protein, whose translation MNTSQTFFACIGILLLPVAIAGIALPLLPGTPVLILAAFCMARASPDLEAWLLEHPRFGPPIRAWRARGAIAWGAKMAATGAMGISFVWMLASGAPLAGKLVAAGAMLAAAGFIWSRPDA comes from the coding sequence ATGAACACGTCCCAGACCTTTTTCGCCTGCATCGGGATCCTGCTCCTGCCCGTGGCCATTGCCGGGATCGCGCTGCCCTTGCTGCCGGGTACGCCGGTGCTGATCCTCGCGGCCTTCTGCATGGCCAGAGCGTCACCCGATCTCGAGGCCTGGCTCCTCGAGCACCCGCGTTTCGGCCCGCCGATCCGGGCCTGGCGCGCCCGCGGCGCGATCGCCTGGGGTGCCAAGATGGCCGCGACCGGGGCGATGGGGATCTCGTTCGTCTGGATGCTCGCATCCGGCGCGCCGCTGGCGGGTAAGCTTGTCGCCGCAGGGGCCATGCTCGCCGCCGCCGGCTTCATCTGGTCGCGCCCCGATGCCTAA
- the nirK gene encoding copper-containing nitrite reductase has product MKTRSIKTALFAGTATAMVAAAAMFAPAAMAQHGAHEGVDAEVVNIVADPNYVPPPVDWTEPRRHLVELETTEVVGQLADGTTYTYWTFDNQVPGPVLRVRVGDTVEVRLTNAEDSTMMHNIDFHAATGPGGGAKASLAAPGETKSFLFQALNPGVYVYHCATPMVASHIANGMYGLIIVEPEEGLPPVDREFYVMQGEIYTEEAFGTPGHNTESIEKLLDEDPEYYVFNGAAGALMNTPLEAEVGETVRIFFGVGGPNATSSFHVIGEIFDRVYTMGSLTSEPVEDVQTVTVAPGGAVAVDFELEVPGDFILVDHALSRAERGLAGILRVTGEENHEIFHALDGESDLAGH; this is encoded by the coding sequence ATGAAAACCCGCAGCATCAAGACCGCGCTCTTTGCCGGAACCGCGACCGCCATGGTGGCCGCTGCGGCAATGTTCGCCCCGGCCGCGATGGCCCAGCACGGCGCTCATGAAGGCGTCGACGCCGAGGTCGTCAACATCGTGGCCGATCCGAACTACGTGCCGCCGCCGGTCGACTGGACCGAACCGCGCCGTCACCTCGTCGAGCTGGAAACGACCGAGGTCGTCGGTCAGCTCGCCGACGGGACGACCTACACCTACTGGACCTTCGACAACCAGGTCCCCGGTCCGGTGCTGCGCGTGCGCGTCGGCGACACCGTGGAAGTCCGCCTCACCAATGCTGAAGACAGCACGATGATGCACAATATCGACTTCCACGCGGCGACGGGCCCCGGCGGGGGCGCGAAGGCCTCGCTGGCGGCGCCCGGTGAGACCAAGTCCTTCCTCTTCCAGGCGCTGAACCCGGGCGTGTACGTCTATCACTGCGCCACGCCCATGGTGGCCTCGCACATCGCCAACGGCATGTACGGGCTGATCATCGTGGAGCCCGAGGAAGGCCTGCCCCCCGTGGATCGCGAGTTCTACGTGATGCAGGGCGAGATCTACACCGAGGAAGCCTTCGGCACGCCCGGCCACAACACCGAGAGCATCGAGAAGCTGCTCGACGAGGATCCGGAATACTACGTCTTCAACGGCGCGGCGGGCGCTCTGATGAACACCCCGCTGGAAGCCGAGGTCGGCGAGACGGTCCGCATCTTCTTCGGCGTGGGCGGCCCGAACGCGACGTCGAGCTTCCACGTGATCGGCGAGATCTTCGACCGCGTCTACACGATGGGCTCGCTGACCAGCGAACCGGTCGAGGACGTCCAGACGGTCACGGTCGCCCCGGGCGGTGCCGTCGCGGTGGACTTCGAGCTCGAAGTGCCCGGCGACTTCATCCTGGTCGACCACGCCCTGTCGCGGGCCGAGCGCGGCCTTGCCGGCATCCTCAGGGTCACCGGTGAAGAGAACCACGAGATCTTCCACGCCCTCGACGGCGAAAGCGATCTCGCCGGCCACTAG
- a CDS encoding TonB-dependent receptor yields the protein MTLKTRLLAGAAGALALTAPAMAEHGQPAPQPATHDVIVVTGYRLNIDIHTETEISPEQAPVLGPDAAGLVARLPGAALIDNGAVSGQVQYRGLFGPRAPVTINGASVLSGGPNLMDPPLHYAPMPLVERIEVDRGVAPVSRGPGLGGGMNAILKSVDFASGDEIAWSADTMASVRSVDGSYAVGGVAGGADDRHRMEALFSREEGGDIAFAGGDIPNSHHERTVHGVGGGIRGGDHEVALSYRRVDTGPTGTAPLAMDIRFVETDIARATYEGTFGEILVDASIGWSDVDHGMDNFTQRPNANPMMYRFTRATAAAVTAAIDISVPLFLGDLEFGLDREEADRAARITNPDNPLFFVDTLPDIEIDRTGVFAEWTGEVAGLEAELGVRADRFEETAGEAGLGPALPTGPRMLAMAYNMADRDRDETTLDAVARIWREADGAMTWRLTLARKTRVPNHVERFAWLPTAMSAGLADGNTYVGDLDLDPEAAWSVEAGFDWRSDGVYLRPTAYYRRVDDFIQGVPFDATPGVIDSPTEMVSAMNGDPTPLRFANVDAEFYGLDADFGWRFATDWRIDGVASVVRGKRRDIDDDLYRIAPPRLLLDVTWEQPDYALTFESQLVAEQDKVSRTNDEQETPGYAIFGARLDWYARDTVIVTLGVENLLDHTYERHLAGYNRVAGADVALGERLPGAGRGLYARVSAAF from the coding sequence ATGACACTGAAGACCAGACTTCTCGCGGGCGCCGCAGGCGCTCTGGCGCTGACCGCACCGGCCATGGCCGAGCACGGCCAGCCGGCACCCCAGCCCGCCACGCACGACGTGATCGTCGTCACCGGCTACCGGCTGAACATCGACATCCATACCGAGACCGAGATCTCGCCCGAGCAGGCTCCGGTGCTGGGCCCCGACGCAGCCGGCCTCGTCGCCCGTCTTCCGGGCGCGGCGCTGATCGACAATGGCGCGGTCTCCGGCCAGGTCCAGTATCGCGGGCTGTTCGGGCCACGCGCACCTGTGACCATCAACGGGGCCTCGGTCCTCTCGGGCGGCCCCAACCTGATGGACCCGCCGCTTCATTACGCGCCCATGCCTCTGGTCGAGCGCATCGAGGTCGACCGCGGCGTCGCCCCGGTCAGCCGCGGCCCCGGTCTCGGCGGGGGCATGAACGCCATCCTCAAATCGGTGGACTTCGCGTCCGGCGACGAGATCGCATGGAGCGCCGACACCATGGCGTCCGTGCGCAGCGTGGACGGCTCCTACGCCGTCGGTGGCGTCGCTGGCGGAGCGGACGACCGGCACCGGATGGAGGCCCTGTTCTCGCGCGAGGAAGGCGGCGACATCGCCTTTGCCGGCGGCGATATTCCAAACAGCCATCATGAGCGCACCGTCCATGGCGTCGGCGGCGGGATCCGCGGCGGCGATCATGAGGTCGCGCTTTCGTATCGCCGCGTGGATACCGGGCCGACGGGCACCGCGCCGCTGGCGATGGATATCCGCTTCGTGGAGACCGACATCGCCCGGGCGACCTATGAGGGCACGTTCGGCGAGATCCTCGTCGATGCCTCGATCGGCTGGAGCGATGTCGATCACGGCATGGACAATTTCACACAGCGGCCCAACGCGAACCCTATGATGTACCGGTTCACGCGGGCCACCGCCGCTGCCGTCACCGCCGCGATCGACATCAGCGTCCCGCTGTTCCTCGGCGACCTCGAGTTCGGTCTCGATCGCGAAGAGGCCGATCGCGCCGCACGCATCACGAACCCGGACAATCCCTTGTTCTTCGTCGACACCCTGCCGGACATCGAGATCGATCGCACCGGCGTGTTCGCGGAATGGACCGGCGAAGTCGCAGGGCTGGAAGCCGAGCTCGGCGTGCGCGCGGACCGGTTCGAGGAAACGGCCGGCGAGGCCGGCCTTGGCCCGGCCCTGCCCACCGGGCCCCGCATGCTGGCCATGGCCTACAACATGGCCGACCGCGATCGCGACGAGACGACGCTGGACGCGGTGGCCCGCATCTGGCGCGAGGCAGACGGTGCGATGACCTGGCGCCTGACGCTCGCGCGCAAGACCCGCGTGCCCAATCATGTCGAGCGCTTCGCCTGGCTGCCGACCGCGATGAGTGCGGGCCTGGCGGACGGCAACACCTATGTCGGCGATCTCGACCTGGACCCGGAGGCGGCCTGGTCGGTCGAAGCCGGCTTCGACTGGCGCAGCGATGGCGTCTACCTGCGCCCGACCGCCTATTACCGGCGCGTCGACGACTTCATCCAGGGCGTGCCCTTCGACGCCACCCCCGGCGTGATCGACTCACCCACCGAGATGGTCTCGGCGATGAACGGCGATCCGACACCGCTGCGCTTTGCCAATGTCGATGCGGAGTTCTACGGGCTCGACGCCGATTTCGGCTGGCGGTTCGCCACCGACTGGCGCATCGACGGCGTGGCCAGTGTCGTACGCGGCAAGCGGCGCGACATCGATGACGATCTCTACCGCATCGCTCCGCCACGTCTCCTGCTCGACGTGACCTGGGAACAGCCCGACTATGCGCTGACCTTCGAGAGCCAGCTCGTCGCCGAGCAGGACAAGGTCTCGCGGACCAATGACGAGCAGGAGACCCCCGGCTACGCCATCTTCGGGGCACGCCTCGACTGGTATGCCCGCGACACCGTGATCGTCACGCTCGGCGTGGAGAACCTGCTCGACCACACCTATGAGCGCCACCTCGCGGGCTATAACCGGGTCGCCGGTGCCGACGTCGCGCTGGGCGAACGCCTGCCGGGCGCCGGCCGCGGGCTCTACGCCCGGGTGAGCGCGGCCTTCTAG
- a CDS encoding ribonucleoside triphosphate reductase produces MLDLPPVSEVRTRPATSVRKTSVDVAHAVEEYVGRADWRIKANANQGYSLGGLILNVAGKVIANYWLDEVYPAAIGRAHREADIHIHDLDMLSGYCAGWSLRTLLNEGLNGVPEKAEAGPPKHFTVALGQAVNFLGALQNEWAGAQAFSSFDTYMAPFVRADALGYEEVRQGIQEFVHSLNVPSRWGTQTPFTNLTFDWVCPDDLKDQVPLIGGVEADFTYGELQAEMDLINRAFIDVMTSGDSKGRVFTFPIPTYNITTDFPWESENAKALFEMTAKYGLPYFQNFINSDMTPGQVRSMCCRLQLDLRELLKRGNGLFGSAEQTGSIGVVTVNCARLGYRFAGDWDGLIAELDRLLELGRDSLEIKRAYIQQLMDQGLFPYTKRYLGTLRNHFSTLGVNGLNEMVRNFTHDEDDITTPEGERLTLALLDHVRGRMLEFQDGTGHMYNLEATPAEGTTYRFAKEDLKRFPGILQAGFEGAPYYTNSSQLPVGHTDDPFEALTRQDPMQTRYTGGTVLHLYMSEKLSSAQACRTLVQRALSGFRLPYITITPTFSICPTHGYLAGEHHQCPKCEADGKEQACEVWTRVMGYHRPVSAFNPGKKSEHEERTHFEESRARLTA; encoded by the coding sequence ATGCTCGATCTGCCACCGGTTTCCGAAGTCCGGACCCGCCCTGCAACATCCGTGAGGAAGACATCCGTCGACGTCGCCCATGCGGTCGAGGAATATGTCGGCCGCGCCGACTGGCGCATCAAGGCGAACGCCAACCAGGGCTATTCGCTGGGCGGCCTGATCCTCAACGTCGCGGGCAAGGTGATCGCCAACTACTGGCTCGACGAGGTCTACCCGGCCGCGATCGGACGCGCGCACCGCGAGGCCGACATCCACATCCACGATCTCGACATGCTCTCGGGCTATTGCGCGGGCTGGTCGCTGCGGACGCTGCTCAACGAGGGGCTCAACGGCGTGCCGGAAAAGGCCGAGGCCGGTCCCCCGAAGCACTTCACCGTCGCCCTCGGCCAGGCCGTGAACTTCCTCGGCGCGCTGCAGAACGAGTGGGCCGGCGCCCAGGCCTTCTCCAGCTTCGACACCTACATGGCGCCCTTCGTGCGCGCCGATGCGCTCGGCTACGAGGAGGTTCGCCAGGGCATTCAGGAATTCGTCCACTCCCTCAACGTGCCCTCGCGCTGGGGCACGCAGACCCCCTTCACCAACCTGACCTTCGACTGGGTCTGCCCGGACGACCTGAAGGACCAGGTTCCCCTGATCGGCGGGGTGGAGGCCGATTTCACCTATGGCGAGCTGCAGGCGGAGATGGATCTCATCAATCGTGCCTTCATCGACGTGATGACGAGCGGGGATTCCAAGGGGCGCGTCTTCACCTTCCCGATCCCGACCTACAACATCACCACCGACTTCCCCTGGGAGAGCGAGAACGCGAAGGCGCTGTTCGAGATGACGGCCAAGTACGGCCTGCCCTACTTCCAGAACTTCATCAATTCCGACATGACGCCGGGCCAGGTGCGCTCGATGTGCTGCCGTCTGCAGCTGGATCTGCGCGAGCTTCTCAAGCGGGGCAACGGCCTGTTCGGCTCGGCCGAGCAGACCGGCTCGATCGGGGTGGTCACGGTCAATTGCGCCCGGCTGGGCTATCGCTTCGCCGGCGACTGGGACGGGCTGATCGCCGAGCTCGACCGGCTCCTGGAACTCGGCCGCGACAGCCTGGAGATCAAGCGCGCCTATATCCAGCAGCTCATGGACCAGGGGCTCTTCCCCTACACGAAGCGCTATCTCGGAACGCTGCGCAATCATTTCTCCACGCTCGGGGTCAACGGGCTCAACGAGATGGTGCGCAACTTCACCCATGACGAAGACGACATCACGACGCCCGAAGGCGAGCGGCTCACCCTGGCCCTGCTCGACCATGTGCGCGGGCGCATGCTCGAATTCCAGGACGGGACCGGGCACATGTACAATCTGGAAGCCACGCCCGCGGAAGGCACGACCTACCGCTTCGCCAAGGAGGATCTGAAGCGCTTCCCCGGCATCCTGCAGGCCGGCTTCGAGGGGGCGCCCTACTACACCAACTCCTCCCAGCTTCCCGTCGGCCATACCGACGATCCGTTCGAGGCGCTGACCCGGCAGGATCCGATGCAGACCCGCTATACCGGCGGCACCGTGCTGCATCTCTACATGAGCGAGAAGCTGAGTTCGGCGCAGGCCTGCCGCACGCTCGTCCAGCGCGCCCTGTCGGGCTTTCGCCTGCCCTACATCACGATCACGCCGACCTTCTCGATCTGCCCCACGCACGGCTATCTCGCCGGCGAGCATCACCAATGCCCGAAATGCGAGGCGGACGGAAAGGAGCAGGCCTGCGAGGTCTGGACACGCGTGATGGGCTATCACCGGCCCGTCTCGGCGTTCAATCCGGGCAAGAAGAGCGAGCACGAGGAACGCACCCATTTCGAGGAAAGCCGTGCCCGTCTCACCGCATGA
- a CDS encoding Rrf2 family transcriptional regulator, whose protein sequence is MRLTAHTDYALRVLIYAAVAPDGLCRIEEISSAYAISKNHLMKVVRGLGEKGFLKTVRGRGGGLKLARPASEIVVGDVVRKMEDSFAQAECFKPENACVITPACGLKGVLNRAVQAYLAELDTVTLADISRRSDALAELLAFAD, encoded by the coding sequence ATGCGCCTGACCGCTCACACCGATTACGCCCTGCGCGTCCTGATCTACGCCGCCGTCGCGCCGGACGGGCTGTGCCGGATCGAGGAAATCTCCTCGGCCTACGCCATCTCGAAGAACCACCTGATGAAGGTGGTGCGCGGGCTCGGCGAGAAGGGCTTCCTGAAGACGGTGCGCGGGCGTGGCGGCGGGCTGAAGCTCGCAAGGCCGGCCAGCGAGATCGTCGTCGGCGATGTCGTGCGCAAGATGGAAGACAGCTTCGCCCAGGCCGAATGCTTCAAGCCGGAGAACGCCTGCGTGATCACGCCGGCCTGCGGCCTGAAAGGCGTGCTGAACCGGGCGGTGCAGGCCTATCTCGCCGAACTCGACACCGTCACGCTGGCCGACATATCGCGGCGCAGCGACGCGCTGGCCGAACTCCTGGCCTTTGCCGATTAG
- a CDS encoding Crp/Fnr family transcriptional regulator — protein MDIPARVSVLERSTLFGGLPREALEAGAEAASEKKLDKGEALFRQGDDATTHYIVASGRLRLDQTTPDGKNVVLRFMGPGDLVGSVAVMRGIPYPATPTAVEETRALLWSHARMMELIQAHPALAMKAMNMMGGRIEELQERLQQVATQQVERRIAATVLKIAGQSGRKTQAGVEIPFPLSRQDLAEMTGTTLHTVSRTLSAWIEEGIIEGRRSSHLVIKRPHRLVEISEQA, from the coding sequence ATGGACATTCCTGCAAGAGTGAGCGTGCTCGAGCGCTCCACCCTGTTCGGCGGGCTTCCCCGCGAAGCGCTGGAGGCCGGCGCCGAGGCCGCCAGCGAGAAGAAGCTCGACAAGGGCGAGGCGCTCTTCCGCCAGGGCGACGACGCGACGACGCATTATATAGTGGCCTCGGGCCGCCTGCGGCTCGACCAGACCACGCCGGACGGCAAGAATGTCGTGCTGCGCTTCATGGGGCCGGGAGACCTCGTCGGCTCGGTCGCCGTGATGCGGGGGATTCCCTATCCCGCCACCCCCACGGCGGTGGAAGAGACGCGCGCGCTTCTCTGGTCGCACGCGCGCATGATGGAGCTGATCCAGGCCCATCCCGCCCTCGCGATGAAGGCGATGAACATGATGGGCGGCCGCATCGAGGAGTTGCAGGAGCGCCTGCAGCAGGTCGCCACCCAGCAGGTCGAGCGCCGCATAGCGGCCACCGTGCTGAAGATCGCCGGCCAGTCGGGCCGCAAGACGCAGGCGGGCGTGGAGATCCCCTTCCCGCTCTCGCGCCAGGATCTCGCCGAGATGACCGGCACGACGCTGCACACGGTCAGCCGCACGCTGTCGGCCTGGATCGAGGAAGGGATCATCGAGGGCCGGCGCTCCAGCCATCTCGTCATCAAGCGCCCGCACCGGCTGGTGGAGATCAGCGAGCAGGCCTGA
- a CDS encoding anaerobic ribonucleoside-triphosphate reductase activating protein: MGGLEPFSTLDFPGRLAAVVFCQGCPLRCGYCHNPELIPPQAEGLVTFGDVLSVLDSRKGFLDAVVFSGGEPLAQAALLPAIEAVKARGFAVALHTAGTSPKLLEKVLPHLDWVGFDVKAPFEGYEGVTGVAKAGGKARACLELLSRSGIAFEVRTTVWPERLGAADIRAIAFALEQNGVSRFVLQETRTPDRKPWPGPGALDDAALMAELAGRFEDFEVRRAQS, translated from the coding sequence GTGGGCGGGCTCGAGCCCTTCTCCACCCTCGACTTCCCCGGCCGGCTGGCGGCCGTGGTCTTCTGCCAGGGCTGCCCGCTGCGCTGCGGCTATTGCCACAATCCGGAGCTCATTCCGCCGCAGGCCGAGGGGCTCGTGACGTTTGGCGACGTCCTCTCGGTGCTGGACAGCCGCAAGGGCTTCCTCGACGCGGTCGTCTTCTCCGGCGGCGAGCCGCTTGCCCAGGCCGCGCTCCTGCCGGCAATCGAGGCCGTGAAGGCGCGCGGCTTCGCGGTGGCGCTCCACACTGCAGGCACTTCGCCGAAGCTTCTGGAGAAGGTCCTGCCCCATCTCGACTGGGTCGGCTTCGACGTGAAGGCGCCCTTCGAGGGCTATGAAGGCGTCACCGGCGTGGCGAAGGCGGGCGGCAAGGCGCGCGCCTGTCTCGAGCTGCTTTCGCGTTCCGGCATCGCCTTCGAGGTGCGCACCACCGTATGGCCCGAGCGTCTCGGCGCGGCTGACATTCGCGCGATCGCGTTTGCCCTGGAGCAAAACGGGGTATCCCGCTTCGTGCTCCAAGAGACTCGAACGCCGGACCGCAAGCCCTGGCCCGGCCCTGGTGCGCTCGACGATGCGGCCCTCATGGCCGAACTCGCCGGGCGGTTCGAAGATTTCGAGGTGCGCCGTGCTCAATCCTGA